In Gossypium arboreum isolate Shixiya-1 chromosome 3, ASM2569848v2, whole genome shotgun sequence, the sequence gatgttttaaaataagaaaaaaattcacTTAGTAACCGTATAACTAAAAAGCGGTATTctaatgaacttgaatttaataaaataataatgacatattttaaccattCTAGTTCCTACACTTTGAAATCAAGCTAGCTTTCAATAGGAATTGGAGAGTAGATCATGTCCTTTTACATCCTATTAAAATGAGGCGCGACTTTGTCTATTGAGCATTAGTTTGGGAAAAGTATCATGGAAGTCATTATATTAGGAGTTAAATTGTATTTTGTCTCATCTACTCaaaaaaataagcaaattaatttttatatattagatcaaagagctttatgttaaaaatttcatctatttatactattaaaaattaacGTGGTTGATAGAATAATCAGATAGTAACATATGGTATGCCACGTGTACCTCATGTTGATGTACAAAAACCAGTTTTTAACAacaaaaaatggatgaaatttttaacagaatgaccagtttgctctttgatctaatgtacatggactaatttgctcattttttaagTAGAGGGGACAAAATGCAATCCAACTTTTAATATAGGGGACTCTATGATACTTTTACCGCATTAGTTTATATGTTTAAGTAGGTGcacaaattttcctttttcttcttataaattataatatatgttaACCATAATTTTTTCTCCaaacatttaaattaaatttgaatattaaaattatcagttgataaaattttacttaaatacCACCCCACCTAAATAGAATAATTCTTGAATGGTAGCCCGGAACTGGAATGGAACAGAACATGTGTGATTATACCAATATTCCTTATTCAATTTACCACATAATAAATTTTGGGGTCACTTGGATTCTGAAATTTTAGCAACACCAATGATTCTTTCATTTGAATCAGACCAAATAATAGTTAGCTCTTGCaagaataattaaaattaagtccAAAATGTGAAACTGTATAGTCTTGGATCCATTTTGATTTGTAAAGCATGAACTATTGTGCAAACACAAGTGAAggctataaaataataaaacacagGAAAGACTTCATAAACTTCAATCTTCCTCATCTTTAAATATATGAACCACTATATATGTCAAACTCCTGTTTCCTTTTTCATTCTTGAATCATGATAATCAAATATCTAGGGCACATACTCTTCTTGCCTCTCCATGTACTGATCTTCCTTGTTCTGAAACTCTTCCATGGAGTTGAACTCATTGGAGTTCTCTGTATTCCCATAGTAACCTTCATTTTTAGTAGTTCCCTTGCTTGATGAAAACTCATATCCATTAGGGTAGTACTTCTCATTCTTCATATTGTAATAATACTTACCACCTTCTACAAATCTGGTGTCACTCATTCCTTGTCTCTCTGTCTCATACCCATTGTTGTTGTAGTTGTCATTGTACCCATTGGTGTTGTAGTTCCCGCTGTAGCCATTGTTGTTGTAGCTGCTGAGAGTGTAGCCATTGTTGTTGTACTTACTTGTGGTGTAgccattgttgttgttgttgttgtaatTGTAGTTGTTTTTCTCGTAGCCGCTCTCGTATTTTTCATCCGCAAGTTCCTCGGCGAAAAGATCGTTTTCAAAAGCGGTGGGAGTGTTGCTAGTGGTGACACCCTCTTTTGCAGGGGGAAACATGCCAGAGCCATGACCATAGAGGCCATAATAAGGATCTTGGATACCAATGTTAGCCGGTGCCGTTGCAGGTGCCACTGTCGGTGCTAGTGCCGGCGCCGATGCTGGTGCTGGTGCTGGCGTTGGTGTAGGTACCACTAGAGGAGAAATTTTGGCCCCAAGGTGGAAGATCTTGCTAAAGAACTTGCTCTCCCTAGCTTGAATCTGGACAGAAGAAGAAAGCAGCAGAAAGAAGAATAAAACAATGTGGTTTGCAAAGGAAGCCATAGTAAGAAAATTAGAGGAAATACGAGTGTAAGTTGATGGTGGGAAGCTAGCATTAGTGACCAAGTTTGTTTTATAGAGATGGTTGGCGTGGTGATGGGCGGGAAATTATGCGCCGATtgaggaaagaaaaagaaggggggGAAGAAAATAATGATGACAAGTAGGGCATGGAGCATGTGAATGTCCGGCAATTGAGACACCTAAAATCTTTGATTTTCATCGGTCAATAAAGAGATCATGCTTCGTATAACTTTCTTTTATTTAGGCTCCTTTTCCTTTTACTTTCATCAGAGGGTAGTGGGAAAGGAAGATTTGGAATGTTTCAGTTAAATTAGTTAAACATATTTATGCtacatttttaaatatttgaagAATCAATTgattgaattttagttttcgattgaTATTGACATTATTGTCAGTACAAGAGAACATAGATTTGAGTGTGTTGAAGcgtattatcttcctatttaaaaGTTGGGAAAGAATTATGAATAGTTTTAGGTATTgtataaaaaaagagaaaaaaatatatatttaaagaataaaatttcaatatttatattaaaattttagcaTGATTGCATGTGGCAAAGGTTAAGAGGTTGATAGTAATGAGATGAGATGATTAGTTAGTTAGGAAGACATGGCAGTGATTACTCCTTTGTTTTAAGTAATGTTGAAGGAAGAATTTAGATGTTTAATGGTCGGAAGCTTGAAATTCAAGGAGCTGGGAAGCTACGCTTTTCGACCTTTTAAAACTCCGCTCCATCAGGAAACACATAATTCAGCACCTACCAATTTTACATTCaataaattcaatcaatttatttCTTTCCTCAAAACCGCTTAatacaaaataaatttaattatttttttattctatttcacttaaaattaTATCATTTTTTATCCAACAATTTAATTATAATCAAGTAATACATCAAATAGTTTTTATAACTTAATTtcaacatttaatttttcattttatcaaACATAGTCATCATTGATGTTTGAATCGGACTAACCAATTACTTGAATTGAGAATCAATCCAGAAAATGACATTGAACCAACTAGACTGAGAATCACTTCGAATTGATTGAACCAATAATTAAATCGATTAAACTTTGATTTCTTAATCAGACCAATCAAACCGATTAAAAAATTGTTAGAACCATGTCAaagttaatttaaatatttaattttgttgttataatttataaaataattgtttaTGTTGTTGATtataatttgtgtttatttacagGTATGATGTCACATTTGGTACTTATACTTTTATAAAATGCTTAATGTAGTACCTAAACTATAGAGTCATTCATGGGTTGAGTTGAAGCTcggttctaaaaaaaaaatttcacgcACAAGCCTGTGTTAggattggcccatccaaaaagcacatttcactattaaaaaataaaaaaaaatttaattgatatttcataattaaatttaaattctaaaatatttttattgtttaaattgAATTGGGTTGGCTCAAGATCTACTGAACTATCAATATATATTTAATCATGTTACCTGTActttttataaaatattcaatGTGATACTTGAATTAACAATAtgtgttttattataatatatagtgTTACCAGTTAATGAATTGTAAAATCAACCAAAAGTTCAACACATTAATTTCTTTtttctaaatgaaaattttaatttatatttttagtaaCTAAGCTCATTTCCATTTATATTTGGAACTGAACTTTGAACAGTTGAAGGTTGATGTAAATGAAACCAAGAAAAGTTGTCAAAAGTTGATAGGAAGAGCGTATATGTGTTCGTTTTGGGCAGATCAGAGGTATTTGGGTTGTTATTATGGGATATGGGAATGGGGTGTGTTCATTATTGGGTCACAGTTGTGGGTCATTTATGTATTAGGTTGGGTTTAGATGGTGTAATTCGGGTTTCATATTTTGGTTTctaaatttaacataaatttctaattttagaatttagtttataaaacataatttaatcTTTTCACTTTGTTAATCCATGTCAATTTTTGCTTAAAATACCATTTCCAACTCATCATGCTAACATTTTTTtcattaacattttaattaaaatatttaacaagactaattaattaattattatatcataaaataaaaagattaaatcacgttaaattaaatttcaaattcaaaaatagtaaaagagtgaaatttataattttacctaAATTTAAAAGCCGCTAATTGTCCAGTTAAATGCCTTAAAAGACATAGTGGTAGATTTAgccttaatatttatatatatatatatatatatatatgatcaatTTGACccttgttcttttagttaaatttaatccttaatttttaaaacagtcaaatttaattagaaatatttttaaaagagtCAATTTTTTGTTAACAAAATACTAACTACAATGTTCAATTTTTAAGCATGATAGCTTTCATGCTAATCCACGTATATTTatgctcttcttttttttttgaatttttatgaatttttatttacttttaaattatttgttggggtagcatataaaataaatagtgtCATATTAGCATAAAGTATACATAGATTGTTACACAAGTTGTCATATTAACGTCgttaaaattaatgttttaatcagTATTCTCATAAAAAAAAGTTGATTTGACATTTTTTGAAAGATctaaatttaactcaaaaaattaaagataaattaacaaaaaaaaatattaatattaaacttATTAACCAATAAAAAAGTAGGGTCAAACAAATcaaactaaatgtaacacccctaatccgaatctattgccagaatagggttacagagtattaccagagtttataAATCAAACAGATAGAAAATGCAAACATTTTATATCATATAGCATTCATGTccaaaaaccaatcaaaatcatacatattgtcccttatacgagccctcaagGCTCAAATAACGCATTGaaaacaaatcgggactaaatcagaaactcaaAAAATTTTTCGAAAACATTTATAACTTTCAACACCGTAggggtcacacaaccgtgtggccaagctgtgtgactcacacgacaATGAGACACACCCATGTCTTAAGTCGTgtgggtatactgacttgggttacacgaccaagccactcgcccatgtgttaggccgtgtgaacatactgacttgcaaacctttacaagctacaagggacacacggccgtgtgccacacacagttgagacacacgcccgtgtctctgcccgtgtgaacgAAAACAGACTATTTTACAAGTCATTTTTCTCACCTAACAAGGCATGTACCTACAGTTAACATTATTCATATAAACAAACCATATTATGGTATCCAAAACAAGTAAAATCAAGCCTTAAACATGTAGTATATTCACATAAAACCAATATGCCCTTTGGCACTTCCAATGACAAATATAAACATGTTTAACCATGTAATTCATGTAACCAAGTAATCAACCAACTTTTATGTATAATTGCATTAATACACAACTTGTAAATCATTTATCAAAACTTACTGTTTGGTACCAATTGTACCACTTATTCAATAgcattaaatatatatacacttaCTATAACATACTACCAAATCACACCAAGTTTTAAAACATATTTCATATGCATATTCAACTACTATTTTACCTATCATCATTCAACCACAATTCATTCCACACATCTACATTATAAGGCAAATTATGGAcatatcaaaataccaaaacacaagccaaataAGTGACTAAATCTCAACAAAACACATATAGGCCAACAtttagccaaaataacctatacatgccattataaccaaaatcagaCCATCTGAAAGTATCGATAGAAcctatggatagtgtgatatagctctaataagcttccaacccgatcgagcttccgataatctgaaaaataaaggaaaacaactacataagcaatgaatgcttagtaagcttgtataaaatttaatcatatcaattcatttcaaatatgaaatttatacatataaagGATATTTCAATATCGATACTATAAGATTTGTGAAGCTATATTTAACAACTCATAAGGTGAACAAATCCATAGCATACTCTTTCACGAGCTCAAGTATATTTTCATTTGAGCATCTACCATTTCAATGCaacttataattaaacatattaccattcaaccaacagtttggcacttgcctaaacatcaaacaacaacatttgttagcatacttgaacatatttcatataaattcaacaccgATAACCTTATTATctcaacatgtcacacttgagtttattacTTGTCTCAACTTAcgtaatttccatgtatcaacatatcaaagatattcatatatgtacatgtcatgatacataacattctcttactgtttcttcatatacatatatcatccatttcaatatatcaatatatcatgtaccatcatttccatgtattttatgtatatacttgTATTAGTTTGTATTGAACTCATATTGTCTCATAATAGTACatttctcgttgaaccatttagaatatcattggaCACACGAGTAGTACACACGAGGCGTACTGAactataatccgtcaattcatgtacatgtatgctcatacgagctgtaaATTATAAGCTTTTTCGAGCTATAAATGGTAAGCTCTTCCGAGCTAAATAATGGAAATCTCATGCGAGCTGAGtatcggtaaccctaatgacatatcatttgtattctacgaattcttaaggttcaaataggACTTGGTAATCGTCGTACGTCTTTGGATTTACGTCGTTTCGTAACACAATAAATTGcatactaacatatatatattgatttaatcacatattaacattttaatcaaaattatacagaatacagttcatacgaacttgcctggctaaattacagaaataccaatatttaagggcattttggtagttttttattttcctcgattttctactcgatcttgagctaaattaataatttcattcaatttattaatttaaactataaaacaattcatttcatgcaatttggtcatttttgacaattttacaaaattatccctaaagttttacttttattcaatttagtccctaaacccaaaacatgcaaattaaccatttttaatacaAACCCAAGCTATCTGAATGTTCATAGTATTCGAAAAATCTCATTTATGCAACAATTTTACATTAAAtcattgtatttttactattttaacaatttagtccctaattagaaatttcatcaaaattcacttaataaaatatttttaaataaaattaatatctcaaattcatcatttaacataaaaaaaaatcacaagattcatcaatgacaacattcaaaatctttaacagtttcaaaatcgaaggtacgagctagctggacctagttgcaacagtctcaaaaacataaaaattataagaattaAGATCAAATATACTCAGATGTAAAGGAACAAAGCCAGGACCAAAACCCCATCCATAGCTATGGCGTTCGATGGAgtgaaaaagaagaaaatgaaattaaagtgttttaatttcactttaattacaaaattgccattgaatatatattatttaattcattttcaaCCATTCTGCCGACCCACTCATTATTTATGGCTTAATtatcaaataatcccttcctcaTTTATTAATAAACCATCTAATCACCTAAATGTACTAATTAACAAGTTTTTCacattttttcaatttggtccttttctcttaattaactatcgaaatattgaaatttcttaatgaaactttaataccaccttaatgacacttcgtaaatatttataaaaatatttacggctcgatttatagaaatgaggtcctgaaacctcattttttaaaaccacttgaccttaggatcaaatcacttaaacttaataaattgtttatataacatatattatcatatcaaaaacccttttaaaaaccatattttactcataaatattatatttaatatttacgaacttactcgtcggatttagtggccCCGAAATTACTATTTTCGACATCACTAAAAAACGAGCTACTATATTAAATGAATTGAGTTGCTTCAATTTAGGTTTTTGGATTTTTTACACACCCAAGCTACATAGAATTGGGTGGATGTCAAAGCTGAGATATTAGAAAGCACCATTATTGCTCTGCTGGCTTCTTTTATGCTTGCCTTAAAATGCCCAACACGATTGATAATGCTGTTTTAGTGTTTATGTAACGCCTCAAAATTTCTAATTTCGCTATTATGAAAATATAACATGAATATTTGTTAACTTTAGTGGTTATGTGTTTTGGGagtgtttgggaggtcccaagttcaagtttttgcttgggcaaattttggtattttgaatgaATTAGGCCTTACTCTTATTCAGTAGGCTTTTATTTGATTGTTGgtaaaaacatatcaaaatgggcttgctggtttggtggttaaaCGGAGTGTTAGTGTGtaagaggtcttgtgttcgagtctTTACATAAGCAGAGGAATTAATTTTTGATTGAGGCGTGTGCCGTGGTGGAGTTCAAATTAAACTAAACTGCTGAGTAGTTGTGTTTTAGTAGGTTAATAGGGAGTGTTTTTAGGAGATAATTGGGGAGAAGTTATCAAAATAAGATTTTCTTCTTATtagttttctattttcttttttcccAACAAATTTTCTAACGTTAGACTTTTGTTTCCTTGATATTTCTTCTCCCTTCTTGTTCACTTTTGGTTTTTGTTCCCCTTTGGCCGAATCTTGTTTCTtctctttctcctctcttttcgtTTTCTTTTACTCTTTTCTTTTACTCTTCTCTTTTCTCTTTTCGTTTCTATATTTTTTGCGAGTCATCTTTTTGGGTGCAACTTTCAACTTCATCTGTTTCGGTAAGTGAAATTTTCCCCCTTAGTTATTGTATTTCGATTAGGCAATTAACAAAAGGTTCGTTTTACTCTCGTTTAGGTGTTGTTCAAAGGTTTTAAGTGGATATTCTAGTGTGTGGAGATGACTGGTTATCGGATTCGTCGTGATAAGTTTTCGAATTGTTGTTGGTTTAGTTTCTTGAGTTTTATGTTGGGGATATTTAGTTTCATTGACGAATCAAGTGATTAATTAAGGGATATATTGGTCAAATATAGGTTTTTGAAGGCTCGGGTTACTTTGTACAGCGAATAGATACTAGGTGTGTGTACCTGAAACGCAGAAAACGAGATTCAGTGAAAAGCTAAAATTGTTTGCTGTcgagaaataaaagaaataagagaaaatgatgtgaaaaactgtagagaaaggaaataagagtgttataaacttggaaatcaacattttgcattaaaatagttttggacagcagcaatagtctaattttgaaaaatcatcaaaaatagtgaaaattgagttagaggttgaataaaatatgaaattaaattctattgagtctagtttttcatgaaagaaacagtgtaagcaatgaaattgtaagttatgagatataataaattttgtgagacaatgccagaatgatttcgagttcccctgttctgactttggaaaatcataaaaaattgtaataaaataattaggggcttaaatttataagtttaaatccttaacgagtctatttttaagagaaataaatagaaacatcatccaaattccatactaagagataaataatttttagtaaggagaggttgaagctgtcaaacagtagaataatgataatttgaagattttactataCTTATTTGATctataaattcttaaaattttatagtagaaaggtatttgagtctagtttcaaaaacatcaaacggatcttaatttagaattctgtagctcaagatataaataatttagtgacaatgactcaagtagacaactttgaatgaacatataagtaaatagtgaaaacatatatgaatatttaactagcatgggttacattaaaaatgaatcacacagccaaggccagtttgggccgtgtgggccacacaggcgtgtgagccctttttttttgaaaagttgtCCAAGGTTACACGGGTCGCCCAAGCCGACTGTGGACTTACTGAAGGGGTAGTAAGCCCTACTTAAACTCCTATATGAGTGATCTGTCTGTTTGATTTCTGTACCGAGCATGAATTATGATATCTGAATGTATGTATTGTAATTGCATAATAGCATGACATCTTTTGTATGTTGCATTACTTCGGGGTGGGTTATTGTTATCTGGAGAAAGTGTCTTAAAGGCTATTAAGACTGTTATCTAGTGGCTCTGCTGCAAATttctgattatgtgccgcatttcggtacagcatggagtgtagggatgggtgggttggtttaatccccacatggtgtgtaggaatggacgaagatggtgtgtagaggctggtgggtaagaTTCTGATGTTTCTGCTATTGCATATTGTATCTGAGATGGGCCAAAGCCCTAAATTATATCTGAGACTGTATCTGAATGGGCCAAGGCTCAAACTGAATCTGTAATAGGCTCAGGCCCCATTCtgtaattgattattttctgatgTGTATCTGTATTATGTTTTCTGTGAGGATTAAACAcagagtttgcgaaaactcacccttttttctatttaatttgtATAGGTAATCCTCatacttaggcggatcggtgcagtGGAGGGCTCGACGGTGACCACCACTACTGAACTGCTTT encodes:
- the LOC108475526 gene encoding protein E6-like — translated: MASFANHIVLFFFLLLSSSVQIQARESKFFSKIFHLGAKISPLVVPTPTPAPAPASAPALAPTVAPATAPANIGIQDPYYGLYGHGSGMFPPAKEGVTTSNTPTAFENDLFAEELADEKYESGYEKNNYNYNNNNNNGYTTSKYNNNGYTLSSYNNNGYSGNYNTNGYNDNYNNNGYETERQGMSDTRFVEGGKYYYNMKNEKYYPNGYEFSSSKGTTKNEGYYGNTENSNEFNSMEEFQNKEDQYMERQEEYVP